One Candidatus Synechococcus calcipolaris G9 genomic window carries:
- a CDS encoding NAD(P) transhydrogenase subunit alpha gives MNDPLLVGLVILVLASFVGFEVINKVPPTLHTPLMSGSNAISGIAVIGALLMAGSGGHSLSVILGLVAIVLATVNVVGGFLVTDRMLQMFKR, from the coding sequence ATGAACGATCCGCTTTTAGTGGGACTAGTGATTCTTGTCCTAGCTAGTTTCGTTGGCTTTGAAGTGATTAATAAAGTGCCGCCAACCCTCCATACCCCCTTGATGTCCGGCTCCAATGCCATTTCTGGAATTGCGGTGATTGGGGCCCTACTCATGGCTGGCAGTGGTGGCCACAGCTTGAGTGTCATCCTCGGCCTTGTGGCCATTGTTTTGGCCACCGTGAATGTGGTGGGGGGCTTCCTCGTCACCGATCGCATGTTGCAAATGTTTAAGCGTTAA
- a CDS encoding ATP-binding cassette domain-containing protein, translating into MGWAATGLKLWISRKDYDHPSDRPDVSPMAKPPSKTLLHQEPCPHIELHHRSEILRFQLTNPEHRLGRDPTWADLSIPDLPQWSVVSSRHALLRKESQGYRLIDGDGQRRSTNGLFYQKTCVDLDQGLMLTEPMELEIGQDPQNLIRLHYIPADPLQPDPPPQPGQRRLDFNQMPAWPIILGRDPGPGYNTFALDSATVSRHHADIDRTGAGLYILRDRGSTNGTYVNDQKINGPHTLNQGDKIKIGPFVLVYYNHSLELVDQGERIRLDAQNLQRRITIAQQERMILTNVSIVIEPRQLVAIVGGSGTGKSTLMGALLGIVPLTSGLVLLNGSNLQQNFDTYRAEIGYVPQEDIIHSGLTVEEVLRYACKLRLPPDTQPQEIQGVIGRVLEQVKLTAVKGNLVAQLSGGQRKRVSIAVELLANPKLFFLDEPTSGLDPGLDKELMGLLRNLANQGRTIVLVTHATSNIEGCDRLVFMGRGGRLCYFGPPAEAMPFFNLPDRDWKYFADIYLTLEQGTTEAERQRTAFDWSERFRASHLYQTYIGDRLSMGNQGESTATFAAVSSEARAMPPQGKDRSLGLRPHVWHQLLTLCQRQWQLLRRDRLSLAVNLLSAPLAILFIVLALDSQPFAPQENTDLMQAPQALRVLFVFTCAGLWVGLASSAQTIIRETHIYGRERLANLSVFAYLGSKIGVASGVAIVQSLMITLAVMVGFSFPAPSLIPWPLGVMITTFLTLLASISLGLFISSAVKNVDQASKVLPPILLPQIIFSGVLFKLSGPVAILSWLMIGRWSVGAYGSLVNVNALVPEQPDFALYEPPPLPFDPSPVYDPTWGNLFLNWGLLLIHTLVYLSLTLIQQWRKEQK; encoded by the coding sequence ATGGGTTGGGCCGCTACTGGTTTGAAATTGTGGATCTCCCGGAAGGACTATGATCATCCTAGCGATCGCCCCGATGTCTCTCCTATGGCCAAACCCCCTAGCAAAACCCTGTTGCATCAGGAACCCTGTCCCCACATCGAACTCCATCACCGTAGTGAGATTCTCCGGTTTCAACTCACCAACCCTGAACATCGCCTAGGTCGGGATCCCACCTGGGCGGATCTTTCCATTCCCGATCTACCCCAATGGAGCGTGGTGTCTAGTCGCCATGCCCTCCTTCGCAAAGAATCCCAGGGCTACCGTCTCATTGATGGGGATGGCCAGCGGCGCAGTACCAATGGACTTTTTTATCAAAAAACCTGTGTGGACCTTGATCAGGGATTGATGCTCACAGAACCCATGGAATTAGAGATTGGTCAGGATCCGCAAAACCTCATTCGCCTCCACTACATACCGGCAGATCCCCTACAGCCAGATCCACCACCCCAGCCTGGACAACGCCGCCTAGATTTTAACCAGATGCCCGCCTGGCCAATTATTCTAGGTCGAGATCCGGGCCCTGGATACAATACCTTTGCCCTAGATTCTGCCACAGTGTCCCGTCACCATGCCGACATTGATCGCACGGGGGCCGGCCTTTATATTCTGCGGGATCGGGGTAGCACCAATGGAACCTATGTCAATGACCAAAAAATTAACGGCCCCCATACCCTCAATCAGGGGGACAAAATCAAAATCGGCCCCTTCGTTTTGGTCTACTACAACCACAGCTTAGAGTTAGTGGATCAGGGGGAGCGAATTCGTCTGGATGCTCAAAACCTGCAACGGCGGATTACGATCGCCCAGCAAGAGCGCATGATTCTTACAAATGTATCAATCGTGATTGAACCGAGGCAACTGGTGGCGATCGTCGGCGGAAGTGGGACCGGTAAATCCACACTGATGGGGGCCCTCCTCGGCATTGTGCCCCTCACCTCTGGGCTGGTGCTACTCAATGGCAGTAATCTCCAACAAAACTTTGATACCTATCGGGCAGAAATTGGCTATGTTCCCCAAGAGGATATTATCCATAGCGGTTTAACCGTAGAAGAGGTGCTGCGCTATGCCTGTAAACTGCGCCTGCCCCCCGATACCCAACCCCAGGAAATTCAAGGAGTGATTGGGCGAGTGCTTGAGCAAGTGAAACTCACTGCCGTCAAAGGAAACCTAGTGGCCCAGTTAAGTGGTGGCCAACGCAAACGGGTGAGTATTGCCGTGGAACTGTTGGCCAATCCCAAGCTCTTTTTCCTGGATGAACCCACCTCTGGCCTGGATCCGGGTTTGGATAAGGAACTGATGGGACTGCTGCGGAATTTAGCCAATCAGGGCCGAACCATTGTTCTAGTGACCCATGCCACCAGCAATATTGAAGGGTGCGATCGCCTGGTATTTATGGGGCGGGGCGGTCGGCTGTGCTATTTTGGCCCACCTGCGGAGGCCATGCCCTTTTTTAACCTGCCCGATCGGGATTGGAAGTATTTTGCCGATATTTATTTGACCCTGGAGCAGGGAACAACGGAAGCAGAGCGACAACGGACTGCCTTTGATTGGAGTGAACGTTTTCGAGCTTCTCACCTATACCAAACCTACATTGGTGATCGCCTCTCCATGGGTAATCAAGGGGAAAGCACCGCCACCTTTGCAGCGGTTTCATCGGAAGCTAGGGCCATGCCGCCCCAAGGGAAAGATCGCTCCCTAGGTTTGCGCCCCCATGTTTGGCATCAGCTCCTCACCCTGTGTCAACGGCAATGGCAACTCCTCCGCCGCGATCGCCTCAGTTTGGCGGTGAATCTCCTCAGTGCCCCCCTCGCCATCTTGTTCATTGTCCTGGCCCTGGATAGTCAACCCTTTGCCCCCCAGGAGAATACGGATTTAATGCAGGCTCCCCAGGCCCTGCGGGTGTTATTTGTGTTTACCTGTGCCGGTCTCTGGGTCGGTTTAGCCAGTTCGGCCCAAACCATTATTCGGGAAACCCATATCTATGGGCGGGAGCGGCTGGCCAATTTAAGTGTTTTTGCCTATTTGGGGTCAAAAATTGGCGTAGCTAGTGGGGTGGCGATCGTCCAAAGTCTGATGATTACCTTAGCGGTGATGGTGGGGTTTAGTTTTCCGGCCCCATCCCTGATTCCCTGGCCCCTAGGGGTGATGATCACCACGTTTCTTACCCTGTTAGCCAGTATCAGCCTGGGGTTATTCATTTCCAGTGCCGTCAAGAATGTGGATCAAGCCAGCAAAGTCTTACCCCCCATTCTCCTACCCCAGATTATTTTCTCCGGTGTCCTATTTAAGCTCAGTGGCCCCGTGGCCATCCTCTCCTGGTTGATGATTGGCCGCTGGTCCGTGGGGGCCTACGGCAGCCTGGTGAATGTGAATGCCCTCGTCCCGGAGCAGCCTGACTTTGCCCTCTACGAGCCGCCGCCCCTACCCTTTGACCCCAGCCCCGTTTACGATCCCACCTGGGGTAATCTTTTCCTGAATTGGGGCCTATTACTGATCCATACCCTGGTGTATTTAAGCCTTACCCTGATCCAGCAATGGCGAAAGGAGCAAAAATAA
- a CDS encoding Re/Si-specific NAD(P)(+) transhydrogenase subunit alpha encodes MKIGVVKEREVGEQRVALIPDVVAKLVQQGYVIQVESGAGEMAHFHDDDYQAAGAEIINSLEDLWGGVDVLLKVAPLRDREVEWLRTGGTLISFLNPLGNPWQMQHLADRQITAFALECVPRTSRAQSMDALSSQAAIAGYQAVLQGAAALPRFFPMLTTAAGTIPPAKVFVIGAGVAGLQAIATARRLGAIVEAFDIRPAVKEEVQSLGAKFVEVALQEDTVASGGYAKEVSEAAKHTTQEAIAAHVQTADVVITTAQVPGKPAPLLVTERMVSTMKPGSVIVDLAAEQGGNCACTEPGREIVHQGVTVIGPVNLPSSLAIHASQMYAKNISTFLKYLTKEGSLYLDFEDDITAAACITHGGEIRNERVRQSLHAQEPSIATVA; translated from the coding sequence ATGAAAATTGGGGTAGTGAAAGAACGGGAAGTGGGTGAACAGCGTGTTGCCCTCATCCCTGATGTTGTAGCGAAGTTAGTTCAGCAAGGTTATGTGATTCAGGTGGAGTCGGGGGCCGGTGAAATGGCCCACTTCCATGACGATGACTACCAAGCGGCGGGGGCAGAAATCATCAATTCCCTAGAAGATCTCTGGGGGGGGGTAGATGTCCTTCTCAAGGTTGCTCCCCTGCGCGATCGCGAAGTGGAATGGTTACGAACGGGGGGCACGTTAATTAGTTTTCTGAATCCCCTGGGAAATCCCTGGCAGATGCAGCACTTGGCCGATCGCCAGATTACGGCCTTTGCCCTCGAATGTGTTCCCCGCACCAGTCGGGCCCAGAGTATGGATGCCCTTTCCTCCCAGGCAGCGATCGCCGGATACCAAGCCGTACTTCAGGGGGCAGCCGCCCTACCCCGCTTTTTTCCAATGTTGACCACCGCCGCCGGCACGATTCCACCGGCCAAGGTATTTGTGATTGGGGCCGGTGTGGCCGGATTACAGGCCATTGCCACGGCCCGTCGGTTGGGGGCCATTGTCGAAGCCTTTGATATTCGCCCCGCCGTCAAAGAAGAGGTGCAAAGCCTCGGAGCTAAATTTGTGGAAGTGGCCCTCCAAGAGGATACGGTAGCCAGTGGTGGTTATGCCAAGGAAGTTTCGGAGGCAGCTAAACATACCACCCAAGAGGCGATCGCCGCCCATGTCCAAACCGCCGATGTGGTGATTACCACCGCCCAAGTCCCCGGAAAACCTGCCCCTCTCCTTGTTACTGAGCGCATGGTGTCCACGATGAAACCGGGTTCTGTGATTGTGGATCTGGCAGCGGAGCAGGGGGGCAACTGTGCCTGTACCGAACCAGGGCGGGAAATTGTTCACCAAGGTGTCACGGTCATTGGCCCAGTGAATTTACCCTCCTCCTTGGCGATTCATGCCAGTCAAATGTACGCGAAAAATATTTCTACATTTCTGAAGTATTTAACCAAAGAGGGGAGTCTCTACCTGGATTTCGAGGATGACATTACCGCCGCCGCCTGCATTACCCATGGTGGTGAAATTCGCAATGAACGGGTACGCCAAAGCCTCCATGCCCAGGAACCCTCCATCGCAACCGTTGCCTAG